The following proteins are encoded in a genomic region of Dyadobacter sp. UC 10:
- a CDS encoding DedA family protein, whose translation MNSLTEFFQYILNSEEIIRTGGLLVITFIVFAENGLFFAFFLPGDYLVFLAGVFCGTGILDVPIGILLICMFTAAVLGSLVGYIFGKYFGDIFENRPDSFFFKKKHIETTRKYFEKYGSRTLIISRFLPVVRTFAPILAGLVKMPFASFLLNNVAGGAIWIGTLTGGGYLFGERFPWIVDYVQYIIIFFLAITTFTVIKGYLNARKEMG comes from the coding sequence ATGAATTCATTAACAGAGTTTTTTCAGTATATACTCAATTCAGAGGAAATCATCCGGACCGGCGGGTTGCTGGTAATCACATTTATCGTCTTTGCAGAGAATGGGCTGTTTTTCGCCTTTTTCCTGCCCGGCGATTACCTGGTTTTTCTGGCCGGGGTATTTTGCGGTACCGGCATACTCGATGTACCGATTGGCATATTGCTGATATGTATGTTTACGGCCGCGGTACTGGGCTCGCTGGTCGGCTACATTTTTGGTAAATATTTTGGAGATATTTTCGAAAACCGGCCCGACTCCTTTTTCTTTAAGAAGAAGCACATTGAAACTACAAGAAAGTACTTCGAAAAGTACGGAAGCCGGACCTTGATCATCAGCAGGTTCCTGCCGGTCGTCAGGACCTTCGCACCTATACTGGCCGGGCTCGTGAAAATGCCTTTCGCATCTTTTTTACTGAATAATGTGGCAGGCGGTGCGATCTGGATTGGTACGCTTACTGGCGGCGGATATTTGTTCGGTGAAAGGTTTCCGTGGATTGTCGACTATGTGCAGTACATCATTATCTTTTTCCTGGCAATCACCACGTTTACTGTGATTAAAGGGTATTTGAATGCAAGAAAAGAAATGGGTTGA
- a CDS encoding gamma carbonic anhydrase family protein → MALIKSVRGFQPVYDASCWFAENATIVGDVVMGENCTVWFNAVIRGDVNSIRIGHHSNMQDGAVIHCTYQRFSTTIGNYVSIAHNAIVHGCTVEDHVLIGMGAIVMDGAVIGEGSIVAAGAIVTQGTQVPPGTIFAGNPAKYLKDVSTELNAAIDRTANNYITYAGWFREESDS, encoded by the coding sequence ATGGCATTAATAAAATCGGTTCGGGGATTTCAGCCTGTTTATGACGCTAGCTGCTGGTTTGCGGAAAATGCAACGATTGTCGGGGATGTGGTAATGGGCGAAAATTGTACTGTCTGGTTCAATGCAGTGATCCGTGGTGATGTGAATAGTATCCGAATCGGCCACCACTCCAATATGCAGGACGGAGCGGTGATCCATTGCACTTACCAGCGTTTTTCGACAACTATCGGCAATTACGTCTCGATCGCTCACAATGCAATTGTGCATGGCTGTACCGTCGAAGACCATGTGCTGATCGGAATGGGCGCGATTGTCATGGATGGAGCTGTGATCGGCGAAGGATCAATCGTGGCCGCCGGGGCAATTGTAACGCAGGGTACCCAAGTGCCGCCGGGGACGATCTTTGCAGGCAATCCTGCGAAATATCTAAAAGATGTTTCCACAGAATTAAATGCAGCTATTGACAGAACTGCCAACAACTATATTACATATGCAGGTTGGTTTAGAGAAGAATCAGATAGTTGA
- the aroC gene encoding chorismate synthase, translating into MGSTYGRIFKISTFGESHGAGIGVIIEGCPAGLEFDADFVQSELTRRKPGQSRITTQRKEADEFEVMSGVFEGKTTGTPIALIIRNEDQRSKDYSHIATQYRPSHADFTYQEKYGIRDYRGGGRSSARETAARVAAGAVAKLLLRTLNIQITGYVSQVGRIKLEKPYQELDLTKAEDNAVRCPDPEMAARMFDYIDGIRKSGDSVGGVVSCVITGTPVGLGEPVFDKLHAELGKAMLSINAVKGFEYGSGFEGVNLLGSEHNDAFYTDDSGKVLTRTNHSGGVQGGISNGQDIYFNVAFKPVATIMQDQESVDQYGHEVVVQGKGRHDPCVVPRAVPIVEAMAALVLADFYLRNKASKI; encoded by the coding sequence ATGGGAAGCACTTACGGAAGAATTTTTAAAATATCAACGTTCGGTGAATCGCACGGTGCGGGTATCGGAGTAATTATAGAAGGTTGTCCCGCAGGGCTTGAATTCGATGCTGATTTTGTTCAAAGCGAGCTCACCAGACGCAAACCGGGGCAATCAAGAATTACGACGCAACGCAAGGAAGCCGATGAATTCGAGGTAATGTCCGGAGTCTTTGAGGGTAAAACCACGGGGACACCAATCGCGTTAATTATTCGCAATGAAGATCAGCGTAGTAAAGACTATTCGCATATAGCGACACAATACCGTCCTTCGCACGCAGACTTCACTTACCAGGAAAAATATGGCATAAGGGACTATCGAGGGGGGGGGCGAAGCTCGGCCAGGGAAACGGCGGCCCGCGTAGCGGCCGGTGCGGTTGCCAAGCTGCTGCTCAGGACACTTAATATACAAATTACAGGCTACGTGTCGCAGGTTGGACGTATCAAGCTGGAAAAACCTTACCAGGAGCTGGATCTCACAAAAGCAGAAGACAACGCTGTACGATGCCCTGACCCGGAAATGGCAGCCCGGATGTTTGATTACATAGATGGAATCAGGAAATCTGGTGATTCTGTTGGCGGTGTGGTCAGCTGTGTGATTACCGGTACTCCCGTGGGGCTTGGCGAGCCGGTATTCGACAAATTGCATGCAGAGTTGGGAAAAGCAATGCTAAGTATCAATGCAGTTAAAGGTTTTGAATACGGAAGTGGTTTCGAAGGGGTGAATTTGCTTGGCTCCGAACACAATGACGCATTTTACACGGATGATAGCGGCAAAGTACTCACAAGGACTAACCACTCAGGAGGCGTGCAAGGTGGAATATCAAATGGGCAGGATATTTATTTTAATGTGGCATTCAAGCCCGTTGCTACGATCATGCAAGATCAGGAAAGTGTTGACCAGTATGGCCATGAAGTCGTGGTTCAGGGAAAAGGAAGACATGATCCGTGCGTTGTCCCAAGGGCGGTACCTATTGTAGAAGCAATGGCTGCATTGGTGCTGGCAGATTTTTATCTTCGAAATAAAGCAAGTAAAATTTAG
- a CDS encoding Gfo/Idh/MocA family protein, producing MEQNRRNFLKASGLIAGGALLNPLTGYGFNSSVNETIKVALIGCGGRGSGAAAQALSTSQNVQIVAMADAFKDRLDGAYKNLTSKKYKDATGKIVDTKLKVDVPEDRKFVGFDAFKKAIALKDVDVVILATPPGFRPSHFEEAVKNNKHIFMEKPVATDAPGIRKVLEIAEEAKKKKLNVVVGLQRHYQANYLEAIKRIHDGAIGDIVGGQVYWVGSSPWMKERIPNQTEMEYQMRNWYYFNWLCGDHISEQHVHNIDVANWVKRAYPVEIQGTGGRQVRTGKAYGEIYDHHTLDLIYADGTVISSQCRQFEGTWNRVDEAFVGTKGRIDSFEGNKAILKDYKGGVIYQHDGKNDKNPYQVEHDELFAAIAKGEYKFADAENGAKSTMTAIMGRMATYSGKMVTWKEALNSDINLFPDKLAWDASPKIVPGADGLYPVAIPGKSQVI from the coding sequence ATGGAACAAAACAGACGCAATTTCCTAAAAGCATCGGGCTTGATAGCCGGCGGTGCATTATTGAATCCGCTGACAGGCTATGGATTTAACAGCTCTGTAAACGAAACAATCAAAGTGGCGCTGATAGGTTGCGGAGGAAGAGGCTCAGGCGCTGCTGCGCAGGCATTGAGCACTTCACAAAATGTGCAGATTGTAGCAATGGCCGACGCATTTAAGGATCGTCTGGATGGAGCATACAAAAACCTCACTTCAAAAAAGTACAAAGACGCGACAGGAAAGATTGTTGATACTAAATTAAAGGTAGACGTTCCTGAGGATCGTAAATTTGTCGGCTTCGATGCCTTTAAAAAGGCGATCGCTCTGAAAGATGTAGATGTAGTTATCCTGGCCACTCCTCCGGGGTTCAGGCCTTCGCACTTTGAAGAAGCTGTGAAAAACAACAAGCATATTTTTATGGAAAAACCGGTCGCAACAGATGCACCTGGAATCCGTAAAGTGCTTGAAATCGCTGAAGAAGCTAAAAAGAAGAAGTTGAATGTAGTGGTTGGTCTGCAACGCCACTATCAGGCAAATTATCTTGAAGCTATTAAAAGAATTCACGATGGTGCAATTGGAGATATTGTAGGCGGACAGGTATACTGGGTAGGAAGCAGCCCCTGGATGAAGGAGCGGATACCTAACCAAACTGAAATGGAGTATCAAATGCGGAACTGGTACTATTTCAACTGGCTTTGCGGAGATCACATATCTGAGCAGCACGTACATAATATAGACGTTGCTAACTGGGTTAAGAGAGCTTATCCGGTAGAAATACAGGGAACAGGTGGCCGTCAGGTTCGTACGGGCAAAGCTTACGGTGAGATTTATGACCACCATACACTGGACCTTATTTATGCCGATGGGACTGTCATTTCCAGCCAATGCCGCCAGTTCGAAGGAACCTGGAACCGGGTTGATGAGGCGTTTGTAGGTACCAAAGGCCGCATCGACAGCTTCGAGGGCAACAAAGCCATATTAAAAGATTACAAAGGAGGCGTCATTTATCAGCATGATGGTAAAAACGACAAAAACCCTTACCAGGTAGAGCACGACGAGTTGTTCGCAGCGATTGCCAAAGGCGAATACAAATTTGCTGACGCTGAAAATGGCGCTAAAAGTACCATGACTGCTATCATGGGTAGAATGGCCACTTACTCAGGTAAAATGGTTACCTGGAAAGAGGCTCTCAACTCAGACATTAATTTGTTTCCGGACAAGCTTGCCTGGGATGCTTCACCTAAAATCGTTCCCGGCGCAGACGGACTTTATCCGGTTGCAATTCCTGGAAAAAGTCAGGTTATTTGA
- a CDS encoding tetratricopeptide repeat protein has protein sequence MNRNMRLKLVALVFGLLAFVNLKAQTVQDGLALIHGERYNEAGDLFKKLAEGSPSADNQYYLGYYYIKTNQLDEAQKAFEKGLQVDDKSYLNKVGLGTVALGKGDRAKAKELFDEAEKKKKKDAEVLYRIGEAYTLFEKQNDPAEAIRLLDEAVKRDKNLADAYIAKGDALMLRNEGGNAVTAYEYALTAKPNYAVAHNRIGQIYLRGKNYNLALENYKKAIEADANFAPAYKDLAELYFFAQKYKQAAENFDLFIQKSGTTDPEMKLRAAQFAFTADDYAKSLQLLEEIKGKINNPITLRMYGWSYFKQNEPDKAIENLNEFMKVAPDKLIGDDYKYLGRAYNQKAGGEKGYDSTGVLYMLKGADMDTSKSEAANTYKEVATLYFAAKDYPNAASAFAKGIALDTAKASANDYYYHGLSNFQYASSFVVPTSADSNFADSAKIAMDKKGLYLKADSIFAIVTQKLPDWPYGYYWRASSLYNAYDRQENVDKGISAPYYQKLTELVEKDPDPSKFKSYLRLAYSYLAFYSQTTLNDPAKAKGYWEKLLAVDPDNAAAKEALGLAVATPAEQPATGKAKAPAPKKN, from the coding sequence ATGAACAGAAACATGAGATTGAAATTAGTAGCACTGGTATTTGGATTATTGGCGTTTGTGAATTTAAAAGCACAAACGGTACAGGATGGCTTAGCATTGATACACGGAGAACGTTACAATGAAGCAGGGGATTTATTCAAAAAACTTGCTGAAGGCAGTCCATCGGCCGATAACCAATATTATCTTGGTTATTACTATATAAAAACCAACCAGTTGGACGAAGCGCAGAAAGCCTTTGAAAAGGGCTTGCAGGTGGATGATAAATCGTACCTGAATAAAGTTGGTCTTGGAACAGTAGCATTGGGAAAAGGAGACAGAGCGAAAGCGAAAGAACTGTTCGATGAAGCTGAGAAGAAGAAAAAGAAAGATGCTGAGGTTTTGTATAGAATTGGAGAAGCCTATACGCTTTTCGAAAAGCAAAATGATCCGGCCGAGGCAATCAGACTTTTGGACGAAGCGGTAAAAAGGGACAAAAATCTTGCTGATGCCTACATTGCGAAAGGTGATGCATTAATGCTTCGTAATGAGGGTGGAAATGCTGTCACTGCTTATGAATATGCGTTAACTGCGAAACCCAATTACGCCGTTGCTCATAATCGTATCGGCCAGATCTACCTGCGCGGAAAAAACTATAATCTTGCCCTAGAAAACTACAAAAAGGCGATTGAAGCTGACGCTAATTTTGCTCCTGCATATAAGGACCTAGCCGAGCTCTATTTTTTCGCTCAAAAGTACAAGCAAGCTGCTGAAAACTTTGACCTTTTCATCCAGAAAAGCGGTACCACGGACCCTGAAATGAAGTTGCGCGCAGCCCAGTTTGCGTTTACAGCTGATGATTATGCTAAATCATTGCAGTTGTTGGAAGAGATTAAAGGAAAAATCAACAATCCGATTACACTACGGATGTACGGCTGGTCTTATTTCAAGCAAAATGAACCTGACAAGGCAATCGAAAACCTGAATGAGTTTATGAAAGTCGCTCCGGACAAATTGATCGGAGATGATTATAAGTATCTTGGCCGTGCCTATAATCAAAAAGCAGGTGGCGAAAAAGGCTACGATTCAACAGGCGTCCTATATATGTTGAAAGGCGCTGATATGGATACAAGCAAAAGTGAGGCGGCAAATACTTACAAAGAAGTGGCAACGCTTTATTTCGCTGCGAAAGACTATCCAAACGCTGCCAGTGCATTTGCAAAGGGTATCGCACTCGATACTGCAAAAGCAAGCGCAAATGACTATTACTACCACGGTTTGTCCAACTTCCAATATGCGTCAAGCTTCGTTGTGCCCACCTCGGCTGATTCTAATTTCGCTGACAGCGCGAAAATCGCAATGGACAAGAAGGGTCTGTATCTAAAAGCAGATTCGATTTTTGCCATAGTGACACAAAAGCTTCCGGATTGGCCTTATGGATACTATTGGAGAGCGAGTTCTCTTTATAATGCTTACGACAGACAAGAGAACGTTGACAAGGGCATTTCCGCACCTTATTACCAGAAATTAACAGAGCTTGTCGAAAAAGACCCGGATCCTTCTAAATTTAAGTCTTATCTGAGACTCGCATATAGTTACCTGGCATTTTATAGTCAGACGACATTAAACGATCCGGCAAAGGCGAAAGGCTATTGGGAGAAGCTTCTTGCCGTAGATCCCGATAATGCTGCCGCAAAAGAGGCGCTGGGCCTAGCAGTAGCAACACCTGCCGAGCAGCCAGCTACCGGCAAAGCGAAAGCACCGGCTCCAAAGAAGAATTAA
- a CDS encoding formylglycine-generating enzyme family protein, with protein sequence MSKQSLFLLSTLLFCFNALAQDANFKNYTQKIGGSPQVYEMVAIPGGEFTMGSPAGEKGHKADEGPQHKVKIEPFWMGKTEVIWDIYDLYSFKNMEKEMAARHPDPDKSVQKTDASTRPSPPYVDMSFGMGRSGYPAINMTQYAAIHFCKWLYEKTGIFYRLPTEAEWEYACRAGSKTAYSFGDDASKLGEYAWFRGNSDAAYKKTGLKKPNAWGLHDMHGNVMEWTLDQYIPDYYAKKPAGEKYAPVTELYPNSVRGGSWDDEPADLRSAARVPSKAEWKILDPQLPKSEWWLTSASFVGFRVVRPLKTPSPEEIKAYYSPALIEDY encoded by the coding sequence ATGTCTAAACAATCTCTTTTCTTACTCTCAACGCTTCTTTTTTGTTTTAACGCACTAGCCCAAGACGCAAACTTCAAAAATTACACGCAAAAAATCGGCGGAAGTCCACAGGTATATGAAATGGTCGCCATTCCGGGCGGCGAATTTACGATGGGCAGCCCCGCGGGAGAAAAAGGCCACAAAGCCGACGAAGGCCCCCAGCATAAGGTTAAAATAGAGCCTTTCTGGATGGGAAAAACTGAAGTAATCTGGGATATTTATGATTTATATTCCTTTAAGAATATGGAAAAGGAAATGGCTGCCCGTCACCCGGATCCTGACAAATCAGTTCAAAAGACAGACGCAAGCACACGCCCAAGCCCACCTTACGTAGATATGTCATTTGGCATGGGAAGATCCGGATATCCCGCGATCAATATGACGCAATATGCGGCTATCCATTTTTGCAAGTGGCTCTATGAAAAAACCGGCATTTTTTACAGACTGCCGACAGAAGCTGAATGGGAATATGCCTGTCGGGCAGGTTCAAAAACCGCTTATTCTTTTGGCGACGATGCGTCCAAGCTGGGTGAATATGCCTGGTTTCGTGGCAATAGTGATGCAGCATATAAGAAAACCGGATTGAAAAAACCGAATGCCTGGGGACTTCACGATATGCATGGAAATGTAATGGAATGGACTCTGGACCAATATATTCCGGATTATTATGCTAAAAAACCAGCCGGAGAAAAATATGCTCCGGTAACCGAACTATACCCGAACTCCGTAAGAGGCGGATCATGGGACGATGAGCCCGCTGATCTGAGAAGCGCTGCGCGGGTTCCTTCCAAAGCAGAATGGAAAATACTTGATCCACAATTGCCAAAAAGCGAATGGTGGCTTACAAGTGCTTCTTTCGTAGGCTTCAGGGTTGTGAGACCATTGAAAACTCCGTCGCCGGAAGAGATAAAGGCTTATTACAGCCCTGCACTTATTGAAGACTATTGA
- a CDS encoding BatD family protein: MKLYALLNIFLCYSGIVCGQILNESATIELGPKNLSVDQPFTISVVLRDAENRPAVAFPDIKDLEKRSKSATSSISTVDGKKVVIQTITQEYYASKPGNYLIPDFTIFVNGYRLHSGETMAVFASSEVNAEVSSQAMQEPAVNDFETNSQAVFLAVQTDKKSVFIREGFALRISLYIAENAPIEMEFYRFNDQLQSILKTLRPANCWEENVGIEEIIKRKIKIKGRSYTEYNMYQARLFPITTERIVFPAIKLDMLVTDNSAAVNVEKKVVRTFHSRAANITVKQLPEHPLRDQVAVGQYSLKEALSSTLVYPGESIRYMFKVEGIGNIAAIPAPVVQANSNFDIYPPEVSQIIRRSYQNVTGEKTFDYFVVPRKDGTFPLGRYFQWVFFNSQKASYDTLRSEKSLEVKGEDYKLANLSLAGSSGLYDNIESLDSSKRGFDYKKILREITNAVVIVLLVTLIWVFRK, from the coding sequence ATGAAATTATATGCGTTATTGAATATTTTTTTGTGTTATTCTGGTATCGTTTGCGGGCAGATTCTCAATGAATCTGCGACCATAGAGCTGGGTCCTAAAAATTTGTCTGTCGACCAACCATTCACAATTTCTGTAGTATTAAGGGACGCCGAAAATCGTCCGGCCGTTGCGTTTCCGGATATCAAGGATCTTGAAAAACGAAGCAAATCGGCTACAAGTTCGATCAGCACCGTGGATGGCAAAAAAGTCGTAATACAAACAATCACACAAGAATACTACGCGTCTAAGCCCGGGAATTATCTGATTCCGGACTTTACAATATTTGTAAACGGTTACCGTCTGCACTCGGGAGAAACAATGGCGGTGTTTGCTTCAAGCGAGGTTAACGCAGAGGTGTCCAGCCAAGCGATGCAAGAACCAGCAGTGAATGACTTTGAGACTAATAGCCAGGCCGTATTTCTTGCCGTCCAAACCGACAAGAAAAGTGTATTTATCCGGGAAGGCTTCGCATTGCGCATTTCACTTTATATAGCGGAGAATGCGCCGATAGAAATGGAATTCTATAGATTTAATGATCAGCTCCAATCTATTCTTAAGACCCTGCGGCCTGCTAATTGCTGGGAAGAGAATGTAGGAATCGAAGAAATTATCAAAAGAAAGATCAAAATAAAAGGGAGAAGTTATACCGAGTACAATATGTATCAGGCCAGGCTGTTCCCTATCACGACTGAAAGAATAGTTTTTCCCGCTATTAAGTTGGATATGTTGGTGACAGACAATTCGGCGGCAGTGAATGTCGAAAAAAAAGTGGTCAGGACCTTCCACAGCAGAGCAGCGAATATAACGGTTAAGCAGTTACCCGAGCATCCACTCAGAGATCAGGTCGCGGTCGGTCAATATTCGTTGAAGGAAGCGCTTTCATCCACGCTGGTTTATCCCGGCGAAAGTATCAGGTACATGTTTAAAGTGGAAGGGATCGGCAATATAGCGGCTATTCCGGCCCCGGTTGTACAGGCAAATTCCAACTTCGATATTTATCCTCCGGAAGTCAGCCAGATCATTAGAAGAAGCTACCAGAATGTGACGGGGGAAAAGACATTCGACTACTTTGTAGTGCCCCGGAAAGATGGTACTTTTCCGCTCGGAAGGTACTTCCAATGGGTATTCTTTAACTCGCAAAAAGCCAGTTACGACACGTTAAGATCCGAAAAGTCGCTGGAAGTGAAAGGGGAAGATTACAAATTGGCGAATTTATCGCTGGCAGGGTCTTCGGGTCTATATGATAACATTGAAAGCCTCGATAGCAGTAAAAGAGGATTTGACTACAAAAAAATATTAAGGGAAATTACTAATGCAGTAGTAATTGTCCTGCTTGTTACACTGATTTGGGTTTTTAGAAAGTAA
- a CDS encoding ABC-F family ATP-binding cassette domain-containing protein, which translates to MNYLSAENIAKSFGDKWLFRNISFGISRGDKVALIGTNGTGKTTFLNILTGKMPPDEGEVSFRKDIRIGYLDQSPSFDESLPVLEVIFSSNNPVAQVVKRYEHAIETDNHDELAEVMEDMDKYNAWDFEYRTKEVLGRLGIHHTDNAFGTLSGGQKKRVAMAKVLLEDPDLLILDEPTNHLDLDTVEWLENYLNTSNTTLLVVTHDRYFLDTVCNQMLELDNGSAYPYKGNYSYFLEKKAEREEMEAAGIDKARNLMRKELDWIRRQPKARGTKAKYRVDAFEELKEKASQKKPDTKLELNVRTSRLGSKIIELENVSKGFGERQLIRDFEYTFRRGDRIGIVGKNGMGKSTLLNMITGELSPDKGQIVKGETVQFGYYKQTDLAFNETQRVIDIVKDVAEVVQLGTGETVTVGKLLEAFLFSPSKQYDFISKLSGGEKRRLQLLLILIKQPNFLILDEPTNDLDIASLNVLEDFLLNFPGCLIIVSHDRYFLDRLVEHIFVFEGEGKISDFPGNYTELRDYQDEKEADKKTTSSVANKLPVNTAPAPVAQSVPVANAPAKKKLSYKEQKEMEQLETDIAVMEERKVILVKKLNSGGSHDELASWSKEIEQLTDSQAEKEMRWLELSENA; encoded by the coding sequence ATGAATTACCTTTCAGCAGAAAATATAGCAAAATCATTTGGTGACAAATGGTTGTTCAGGAACATCAGTTTTGGTATCAGCAGAGGAGATAAGGTCGCCCTGATCGGAACAAACGGAACCGGTAAAACTACCTTCTTAAATATATTGACAGGAAAAATGCCGCCGGATGAAGGCGAGGTTAGTTTCAGGAAAGATATTCGTATCGGTTATCTGGACCAAAGTCCTTCTTTTGATGAGAGTCTGCCGGTACTGGAAGTGATCTTTTCTTCCAATAATCCGGTCGCGCAGGTTGTGAAACGTTACGAGCATGCGATCGAAACGGATAACCACGACGAGCTGGCCGAGGTAATGGAAGATATGGATAAGTACAATGCCTGGGATTTTGAGTACCGGACCAAAGAGGTTTTGGGCAGATTGGGTATTCATCATACAGATAATGCATTCGGCACACTTTCCGGCGGGCAAAAGAAGAGGGTTGCGATGGCGAAAGTCTTACTAGAAGATCCGGATCTGCTCATTCTGGATGAACCTACCAACCATCTCGACCTGGATACAGTGGAGTGGCTTGAAAACTACCTCAATACTTCAAATACCACGTTGCTGGTAGTTACCCACGACCGGTATTTCCTCGATACAGTTTGTAATCAGATGCTCGAACTGGATAACGGTTCCGCTTATCCTTATAAAGGAAATTACTCCTATTTCCTCGAAAAAAAGGCGGAACGAGAAGAAATGGAAGCTGCCGGTATCGATAAAGCCAGAAATTTAATGCGCAAGGAACTCGACTGGATCAGGAGACAACCTAAGGCACGTGGTACAAAAGCTAAATACCGGGTTGACGCGTTTGAAGAATTAAAAGAGAAAGCCAGTCAGAAAAAGCCGGATACCAAGCTGGAACTGAATGTTCGTACTTCCAGGCTGGGCAGTAAGATCATTGAGCTGGAAAATGTCAGCAAAGGATTTGGAGAGCGTCAGCTGATCAGGGATTTCGAATATACATTCCGGAGAGGCGACCGTATCGGAATTGTTGGAAAGAACGGAATGGGCAAATCCACGCTGCTGAATATGATTACCGGCGAACTCTCGCCTGACAAGGGTCAGATCGTGAAAGGAGAAACGGTGCAGTTTGGCTATTATAAGCAAACCGATCTGGCATTCAACGAAACTCAGCGTGTTATTGATATTGTAAAGGATGTAGCCGAAGTAGTCCAGCTGGGTACCGGCGAAACGGTCACAGTGGGTAAATTACTGGAAGCATTCCTGTTCTCTCCTTCTAAGCAATATGATTTTATTTCAAAGCTGAGCGGGGGAGAAAAAAGGCGATTGCAATTGCTCCTGATCCTCATCAAACAGCCCAACTTCCTGATCCTTGATGAACCTACGAATGATCTTGATATTGCGAGCTTGAATGTATTAGAGGACTTTCTGCTCAATTTCCCGGGCTGTCTGATCATCGTTTCCCACGACCGGTACTTTCTGGACAGACTGGTAGAGCATATTTTCGTATTTGAAGGAGAAGGAAAAATCAGTGATTTTCCGGGAAATTATACAGAGCTGCGTGATTATCAGGATGAAAAAGAGGCTGACAAAAAAACGACTTCTTCTGTCGCTAACAAATTACCTGTAAATACTGCGCCTGCTCCGGTTGCACAAAGCGTTCCAGTAGCCAATGCACCGGCAAAGAAAAAGTTAAGCTATAAAGAGCAGAAAGAAATGGAGCAGCTGGAAACAGATATAGCGGTTATGGAAGAAAGGAAGGTGATTTTAGTGAAAAAACTGAATAGCGGCGGCTCGCACGACGAACTGGCCAGTTGGTCAAAAGAAATTGAGCAGCTTACAGATAGTCAGGCGGAGAAAGAAATGCGCTGGCTTGAGCTATCGGAAAATGCTTAA
- a CDS encoding substrate-binding domain-containing protein → METKKSGRVMKLRALGLLSCGLLGFFGLIRCGSGGESLDNPRQGTITIASDESFKPLVNSLTNAYEGIYPNTHFKIDYKPEQEAIRQLLNDSARIIFATRQLNERELEIIRKQKSSQKFQHIATDGLALVISKANADSLITMSEIQGIVEGRIKDWSQLKGGNQSGLITLVFDNANASNLNYVLDKFKVKDISKLRIISAGSNEKVIEDVRKNPLHLGFIGVNWISDGHSLASEELSKGIHVMGVSKKASPDSLSDYIQPFQSGLEFKRYPLFRDLYIISREGYSGLGGGLMTYIARDVGGLIIQKMGLLPTIPYPRELEVTTGQNF, encoded by the coding sequence ATGGAGACGAAGAAATCAGGAAGAGTCATGAAATTGAGGGCATTAGGTCTGTTAAGTTGTGGATTACTTGGCTTCTTCGGTCTCATAAGATGTGGGTCAGGAGGAGAAAGTCTGGACAATCCGCGGCAGGGGACTATCACAATAGCTTCCGACGAATCCTTTAAGCCTCTTGTCAATTCACTGACCAATGCCTATGAGGGTATATACCCAAATACGCACTTCAAAATTGACTACAAGCCTGAGCAAGAGGCTATAAGGCAGCTTCTTAACGACAGCGCACGAATCATATTTGCTACAAGACAGCTTAATGAGCGTGAGCTGGAAATCATTAGAAAGCAAAAAAGCAGTCAGAAGTTTCAGCACATTGCTACCGATGGATTGGCTTTAGTAATAAGCAAAGCCAATGCCGATAGTCTTATTACAATGTCTGAAATTCAGGGCATTGTGGAAGGAAGAATAAAGGATTGGTCACAACTGAAGGGTGGAAACCAGAGCGGGTTAATAACACTGGTATTTGACAACGCGAATGCTAGTAATCTTAATTACGTTCTCGATAAGTTCAAGGTTAAAGATATTAGCAAACTGAGGATAATTTCAGCAGGTTCTAATGAAAAGGTAATTGAGGATGTCAGAAAAAATCCTTTGCACCTGGGGTTTATTGGTGTAAACTGGATCAGCGACGGGCATTCCCTGGCCTCCGAAGAATTATCGAAAGGGATTCATGTGATGGGTGTCTCCAAAAAGGCAAGTCCAGATTCGTTATCGGACTATATTCAACCATTTCAGAGTGGATTGGAATTTAAGAGGTATCCACTGTTCAGAGATTTGTATATCATAAGCAGAGAAGGATATTCAGGTCTGGGAGGTGGTTTGATGACTTATATTGCCAGGGATGTTGGTGGTTTGATCATTCAGAAAATGGGCTTATTGCCGACAATACCTTATCCGCGTGAACTTGAAGTCACTACCGGGCAGAACTTTTAA